One segment of Ureibacillus thermophilus DNA contains the following:
- a CDS encoding ferredoxin, with the protein MPKYTIVDKDTCIACGACGAAAPDIYDYDDEGIAFVILDDNTGTAEVPEDLLEDMQDAFEGCPTDSIKVADEPFDGDPLKFE; encoded by the coding sequence ATGCCAAAATATACAATTGTAGATAAAGATACATGCATTGCTTGCGGCGCTTGCGGTGCAGCAGCTCCTGACATTTATGATTATGACGATGAAGGAATTGCCTTTGTTATTTTAGATGATAACACGGGGACTGCTGAAGTACCAGAAGATTTGCTGGAAGATATGCAAGATGCTTTTGAAGGCTGCCCAACAGATTCCATTAAAGTGGCAGACGAACCATTTGATGGGGATCCATTGAAATTTGAATAA
- the ltrA gene encoding group II intron reverse transcriptase/maturase: MLLNQILSRENMLQALKRVEQNKGSHGVDMMPVQNLRQHIVENWLTIKEAILKGTYEPMPVRRVEIPKPDGGVRLLGIPTVTDRLIQQAIAQVLSKVYDPTFSENSYGFRPNRSAHDAVRKAKEYIRDGHRWVVDMDLEKFFDKVNHDRLMGTLAKRIQDKPLLKLIRKYLQSGVMINGVVSSTFEGTPQGGPLSPLLSNIVLDELDKELERRGHKFVR; encoded by the coding sequence ATGCTTTTGAATCAAATCCTGTCACGGGAGAATATGCTTCAAGCACTAAAACGTGTAGAACAGAATAAAGGAAGCCACGGAGTAGATATGATGCCCGTACAAAACTTACGACAGCACATAGTCGAAAACTGGCTAACTATTAAGGAGGCAATTCTCAAGGGAACTTATGAACCAATGCCAGTCCGCAGAGTCGAAATCCCGAAACCTGACGGCGGTGTTCGTTTACTAGGAATCCCTACCGTAACAGACCGTTTGATTCAACAAGCAATCGCCCAAGTACTTTCAAAAGTGTATGACCCTACATTCTCTGAAAACAGCTACGGATTTCGACCAAACCGAAGTGCTCATGATGCGGTGAGGAAAGCGAAAGAATATATAAGAGATGGACATCGATGGGTTGTAGATATGGACTTGGAGAAATTCTTTGATAAGGTCAACCATGACAGATTAATGGGTACACTCGCGAAGAGAATCCAAGATAAACCATTACTGAAATTGATTCGTAAGTATTTACAATCGGGCGTCATGATTAATGGTGTGGTATCAAGCACATTTGAGGGAACTCCACAAGGAGGACCATTAAGTCCGCTACTATCTAACATTGTACTAGATGAACTAGATAAAGAATTGGAAAGAAGAGGACACAAATTCGTTCGAT